In a single window of the Acidobacteriota bacterium genome:
- a CDS encoding PAS domain S-box protein, whose protein sequence is MTDPVGAPAGNRLQVDAELFRTLVETMTDAIAVLSPDGIVQYSSPASERLSGFPQSERIGRHVLVHVHPDDVPRLAELIARARRERLPFERVEYRLRHTDGSWRYIESQGRSMRPADPDAFWVVVSHDVTHRHVAMQALRESEQRFESLVQHAAFGIYHTTKDGRFLDANPALVRILGYESLDEVLTLNITTDVWLDSSQREGLLPDPSGATKEVEVQWKRKDGSPITVRLRGRAIGGDPVVYETFAEDVTQHRILEEQFRQSQKMEAIGRLAGGIAHDFNNLLSSILGYAELLTEQIPVGDPRLDDVKEIRKAGERAAALTRQLLAYSRKQVLQPRQIDLNHVLTGLDGLLRSTAGRDVDVQIHLEDGLPKITADPSQIEQVITDLVVNARDAMPDGGKLEIETATGVLDASSASRRPVVVPGQYVMLVVSDTGKGMDADTKAKLFEPFFTAKDRGRGRGLGLATVYGIIKQSGGYIWAYSQPGMGTTFKIFLPAATSTGIVVPASTAPVPQDGSETILLVEDDEPVRELAGRVLRRFGYQVLMAGNAAEAEKVFERHADQIQLLLTDIIMPQTSGLELAGRLKALKPGLHVVYMSGFTEDAFANRGPFDPKVTLINKPFTPELLATRIRQALDRG, encoded by the coding sequence ATGACTGATCCTGTCGGAGCCCCCGCGGGCAATCGCCTCCAGGTTGATGCCGAGTTGTTCCGCACGCTCGTTGAGACCATGACGGACGCCATCGCGGTGCTGAGCCCTGATGGCATCGTCCAGTACAGCAGCCCGGCGAGCGAGCGGCTCAGTGGTTTTCCACAGTCCGAACGCATCGGACGTCACGTGCTGGTGCACGTGCACCCAGACGATGTACCGCGGCTGGCGGAACTGATCGCGCGAGCGCGCCGTGAACGTCTCCCATTCGAACGGGTCGAATACCGGCTCCGGCATACGGACGGGTCGTGGCGATACATCGAAAGTCAGGGCCGCAGCATGCGGCCGGCCGACCCGGATGCCTTCTGGGTGGTGGTCTCGCACGATGTCACGCACCGGCATGTGGCCATGCAGGCATTGCGCGAATCCGAGCAGCGTTTCGAATCGCTGGTGCAGCACGCCGCATTCGGCATCTACCACACCACGAAGGACGGGCGGTTCCTCGACGCCAATCCCGCACTGGTCCGCATCCTCGGGTACGAGTCGCTCGACGAAGTGCTGACGCTGAACATCACCACCGATGTCTGGTTGGACTCGTCTCAGCGTGAAGGGTTATTGCCAGATCCGTCCGGCGCCACGAAGGAGGTGGAGGTGCAGTGGAAGCGGAAGGATGGCTCGCCGATCACCGTCCGGCTGCGCGGCCGCGCCATCGGCGGGGATCCGGTGGTGTACGAGACGTTTGCCGAAGACGTCACCCAGCATCGCATTCTCGAGGAACAGTTCCGGCAATCGCAGAAGATGGAGGCCATCGGTCGACTGGCCGGCGGCATCGCGCACGACTTCAATAACCTGCTCAGCTCCATCCTCGGATATGCCGAGCTGTTGACCGAGCAGATCCCGGTCGGCGACCCGCGGCTCGACGATGTGAAGGAAATCCGGAAGGCGGGCGAACGCGCCGCGGCGTTGACGCGCCAGTTGCTGGCCTACAGCCGGAAGCAGGTGCTGCAACCGCGCCAGATCGATCTGAATCACGTGTTGACCGGTCTCGACGGCTTGCTGCGCAGCACAGCAGGACGCGACGTCGACGTGCAGATCCACCTGGAGGACGGGCTCCCGAAAATCACGGCCGACCCATCGCAGATCGAACAGGTCATCACCGACCTGGTCGTCAACGCCCGCGACGCGATGCCGGACGGCGGGAAGCTTGAGATTGAAACGGCCACGGGCGTACTGGACGCCTCTTCGGCCAGCCGCCGGCCCGTCGTCGTGCCGGGACAGTATGTGATGCTCGTTGTGAGCGACACGGGCAAGGGCATGGATGCCGACACGAAGGCCAAGCTGTTTGAGCCCTTCTTCACGGCGAAGGATCGGGGACGAGGCAGGGGGCTCGGACTCGCGACGGTGTACGGAATCATCAAGCAGAGCGGGGGGTACATCTGGGCCTACAGCCAGCCTGGCATGGGCACCACGTTCAAGATCTTTCTGCCGGCCGCGACGTCGACGGGGATCGTGGTGCCGGCGAGCACGGCGCCAGTTCCACAGGACGGGAGCGAGACTATTCTGCTCGTGGAAGACGACGAACCGGTGCGCGAACTGGCTGGCCGGGTGCTCCGCAGATTCGGCTACCAGGTGCTGATGGCCGGCAACGCCGCGGAAGCGGAAAAGGTCTTCGAACGCCACGCGGATCAGATTCAACTGCTTCTGACCGATATCATCATGCCGCAGACGAGCGGGCTGGAGCTGGCGGGCCGTCTCAAGGCCCTCAAGCCCGGCCTCCACGTCGTCTACATGTCGGGCTTCACCGAGGACGCGTTTGCCAATCGAGGTCCGTTCGATCCCAAGGTGACACTCATCAACAAACCATTCACGCCGGAGCTGCTGGCGACCAGGATTCGCCAGGCACTGGATCGGGGATGA